The genomic stretch TCAGTGCCTCTGTTCCATCCGGATAACTGAAGCAGACATCGATGAGGTCGACGATATGATGACTCATCTGATATGCCTGCTCACTGTTTCCCCGACGTAATACACGATGTTCACTTTCCTGAACAGCACAAAAAGTGCAACAGCGGTGACTGCGAAGAGGAAATCAGCAATCCCGGGCCTGTGACGTTTTGCAACGCGTATCTCTCCCCTGAACCCTCGGGAAAGCATCGCCTGGTAGATTCTCTCCGCCCTCTCAACACTCCGCACGAGTAAGACCGAAATAAGCTTTGTAAACGTCTTTATCTCCTTTCCTTTTTTCCCGAATGACCGTGCCTCCCGTGCACGCAGCATCTTTAATGCCACCTCAAGAAGCACAAAAATATACCTGTACAGGAACAGCAATTGAAGAACAAAAATTTTCGGCAATTTCATCCGTTCGAGTGCTTCGCATATCCCCGGGAACGAGGTAACGGCTATCAGGAGAAGCGCCGTGCTTACTGTCAAAATGAATTTCATGAGGATCGAGAGAAATGAAATCCACCCACCGGTGACAGGAATGCCAAAAGGGGTAACGAGAATATCTGTATCAAGCAGGGGATTGAATATCCCTATGAATACGGCAAAGGGCGATACAAAAAGTATTTTCTTGGATATCGCATGCAAAGGGATATTTCCCGCCGCGAGAAGAAACACGGGGTAGAAAAAAAAAGGCACAAGCGCCGAGAGTTCATATTTTGGAAAAGAGACCACTAATATGATAAAGAGAAACGAGACCGTTATCTTTATCCTCGGATCAAGTCTGTGGACCAGGGTATCTCTGTACGAAAGTGTATCGAGATAGCCTATGTTGAAGAATTCCGTTTCGAATTTCACATCTTTGACTTATGTCTGCTTATGAATTTAACCCCGAAACCGAACAGCACGACGATTGCAAGAACCATGAGGCTTCCCACAATACCCGAGAGCGAAGTGCGTGGGTCAATTGCAGGCCAGGGAGACGCATCGGTCTCCGCACTCTCTTCGCCACCTTTTGAAGGGAGTGAATAGTCGGGAAGTATCGCGGTTTTTTCCTGAAGTCTGGCAAGGTTTTCACCCACAGTACTCTGCTGGCCGGGCACTTCGGGTTTTCCGTATATTTTTTCGATCGACCATTCCAACCCGTCCGGATTCGTCGAAGCAAACCATGAAAACGCGCCTCCGGTAAGCAATGCGAGAACCGACATGATCATCACAAGCTTCCTCAGTGAACCTCCCGCTGACATGCTCTTAACTCCCTCGAGATTATCTACAATATCGGGACGCAGGCTTCTCACATAGACAACGATTCCTGCGGTCGCGAACCCCTCAATGAGGCCGATTGCCAGATGAATGGGCTGCATCATCAGGAGGAATGTGCTGAACGGCAGTTCGGTAATACCGGAAAGTTTTGTCTCGAGGACTACGGAAAGCGCCCCAAGCTGCAGACCTGCTACCACACCGAGGACCGAGGCGACAGTGATGGCTTTATTGGAAGCATTTTTCTTTGCAATAGCCCGGTAAATAATCGGGTACCCGATAAATGCCGGATAGATCCCGAGATTCCAGATATTTGCGCCGAGCGCAAGGAGCCCTCCGTCAGCAAAAAAAAGCGCCTGTATCACAAGAACGGACGCGATAACGAGAAACGCCGCATAGGGGCCGAGGAGAATTGCAAGGAGCAGCCCTCCCCCGATATGGCCGCTTGATCCCGTCATCGGAATGGTAAAATTTATCATCTGACCAGCGAAAATGAATGCACCAAGCACCCCCATCAGGGGTATAAGCCTGTCATCCATTTTCTCTTTCAGTTTCCTTGCACAGATGATGAGAGCGCCGAGGGATCCCGCCCACAGCGCACCTCCCACCGCAGGAGAAAGTAATGCATCTGCCATATGCATAGCTGCCTCCCTAAAAATTCATCACGATTCCGGCGAGGATTGTATAGTCAGCTTCAGCTTTATTGAGGCCAGTCTTTACGCCGAAATCGATATTGAAATTCTCTGTAATACTGTAAATCACTCCGCCCAGCAGGAAAAGAGGATGGACACCGGATTCCCTGTCCGGGTTTGTTTCGCCGCCTATATTGGCGACCAGCAAAAGAGGATTTGAAACGGCATATTCTCCAGCGAGTGAATAGTGCCAGATATCCCTGAGTTCCTTCCTGTTCCTGATATACCCGATATCAAGATGGACAGCGAAAGGTTCAATTTCCTTTGTGCCAAGGAAGTGGAGGCTATAGGCTGCCTTACCGTCGCTAAGGCATTTATCCTCATCTCCTGCAGGAAGAGTAACTCCCGGTTTTACCGCGAAGCTGAGGCCTTCCTTTTCATATATCCTCCATTTCAGCTCAACGAGGATATCTGATATGCCGTCATCCTCTGTGATTCCTCCCGGGTCCTCCTCGGTCCTGAGAAACTGATACGGTGCGCTTACCACAAGATCGATATTTTCACCTACCCCCGCGGAAAGCGTCACACCGAGCTGGGTTACGGAACTGCCGTTGTCATTTTCGTATTCCACGTTTGCTTCAAGCTCGAACTTTCCAGACCCCACGGTCCCTGCGTCATCAGAAATCAGAGGATGCGCTGCGAAGGTGTTACCGGCTGAGAAAATGCCGGCAAAGAAGGCTGCTGCGAGCACAATTGAAATAAAAGGAGAGATGCTGTTTTTTTTCACGGGATTCCCTTTCCCGCGGCAAATAAAAAAAGCCGCGAATGCTTTTCAACCTGCTGGTCGTTTGTTAAGCCTTCGTGGCTTGC from Nitrospirota bacterium encodes the following:
- the cbiQ gene encoding cobalt ECF transporter T component CbiQ, with translation MKFETEFFNIGYLDTLSYRDTLVHRLDPRIKITVSFLFIILVVSFPKYELSALVPFFFYPVFLLAAGNIPLHAISKKILFVSPFAVFIGIFNPLLDTDILVTPFGIPVTGGWISFLSILMKFILTVSTALLLIAVTSFPGICEALERMKLPKIFVLQLLFLYRYIFVLLEVALKMLRAREARSFGKKGKEIKTFTKLISVLLVRSVERAERIYQAMLSRGFRGEIRVAKRHRPGIADFLFAVTAVALFVLFRKVNIVYYVGETVSRHIR
- a CDS encoding energy-coupling factor ABC transporter permease, with amino-acid sequence MHMADALLSPAVGGALWAGSLGALIICARKLKEKMDDRLIPLMGVLGAFIFAGQMINFTIPMTGSSGHIGGGLLLAILLGPYAAFLVIASVLVIQALFFADGGLLALGANIWNLGIYPAFIGYPIIYRAIAKKNASNKAITVASVLGVVAGLQLGALSVVLETKLSGITELPFSTFLLMMQPIHLAIGLIEGFATAGIVVYVRSLRPDIVDNLEGVKSMSAGGSLRKLVMIMSVLALLTGGAFSWFASTNPDGLEWSIEKIYGKPEVPGQQSTVGENLARLQEKTAILPDYSLPSKGGEESAETDASPWPAIDPRTSLSGIVGSLMVLAIVVLFGFGVKFISRHKSKM
- a CDS encoding transporter, whose product is MKKNSISPFISIVLAAAFFAGIFSAGNTFAAHPLISDDAGTVGSGKFELEANVEYENDNGSSVTQLGVTLSAGVGENIDLVVSAPYQFLRTEEDPGGITEDDGISDILVELKWRIYEKEGLSFAVKPGVTLPAGDEDKCLSDGKAAYSLHFLGTKEIEPFAVHLDIGYIRNRKELRDIWHYSLAGEYAVSNPLLLVANIGGETNPDRESGVHPLFLLGGVIYSITENFNIDFGVKTGLNKAEADYTILAGIVMNF